One window of the Streptomyces asoensis genome contains the following:
- a CDS encoding cysteine dioxygenase has protein sequence MSVSPSVPIAAVAAAPTQADLLDFVRRTAADAELIASLPLDPEGRTWVRLEGPGGSEAWLIGWPPGTGTGWHDHADSVGAFLIAQGELKEYSLAARLPTDGWKTLELTDDVDRERTLPAGRGRSFGRHHVHEVLNRSTEEHAVSVHAYYPPLPRIRRYSRTGHVLRLEQVERPEDWQ, from the coding sequence GTGTCTGTCTCTCCCTCCGTGCCCATCGCCGCCGTCGCCGCCGCGCCCACACAGGCGGACCTCCTCGACTTCGTCCGGCGCACGGCCGCCGACGCCGAGCTGATCGCCTCGCTTCCCCTCGACCCCGAGGGCCGCACCTGGGTGCGCCTGGAGGGTCCCGGCGGCAGCGAGGCCTGGCTGATCGGCTGGCCGCCCGGCACCGGCACCGGCTGGCACGACCACGCCGACTCGGTCGGCGCCTTCCTGATCGCGCAGGGCGAGCTGAAGGAGTACTCGCTCGCCGCGCGGCTGCCCACCGACGGCTGGAAGACCCTCGAGCTGACGGACGACGTGGACCGGGAGCGCACACTGCCGGCCGGCCGGGGCCGCTCCTTCGGACGGCACCACGTCCACGAGGTCCTCAACCGGTCCACCGAGGAACACGCCGTCTCCGTCCACGCCTACTACCCCCCGCTGCCGCGCATCCGCCGCTACAGCCGTACGGGACACGTCCTGCGGCTGGAGCAGGTCGAGCGCCCGGAGGACTGGCAGTGA
- a CDS encoding sugar ABC transporter substrate-binding protein, whose amino-acid sequence MPVPTRSRRPLVVSVLGAGLLLTGCGVWPSQATAPAGAVKGRITLGFVNGGTTEFHTCLQESVERTARNNGVHLFTANSRQDGDTEVSNIEAMIARKVDALIVQTVDVEALKGDIAEAKAAGVPIFLTSVTPDDTSDLLGAVVVDLKEVGELDAEWIERDAAGRAVSVAVIAGAPGAASDLLTEAFAQRLPDNAEVVASRPGMYDPVKARTVAAAMIKDSPGLDYAFVANEEMAFAARKAFDAAGAEDVRIVTVNGTDEALAALKAGSLAATVSNSAADTGELAVQNVVSLLRKDQRADRIDKTPVRLVTRDNADTAPLYCPPD is encoded by the coding sequence ATGCCCGTGCCCACCCGCTCCCGAAGACCGCTCGTCGTGTCGGTCCTCGGCGCCGGTCTGCTGCTCACCGGCTGTGGAGTGTGGCCTTCGCAGGCCACGGCACCGGCGGGGGCGGTCAAGGGCAGGATCACGCTGGGCTTCGTCAACGGCGGTACCACCGAGTTCCATACGTGCCTTCAGGAGTCCGTCGAGCGGACGGCCCGCAACAACGGCGTCCATCTCTTCACGGCCAACTCGCGCCAGGACGGCGACACGGAGGTCTCCAACATCGAGGCCATGATCGCCCGCAAGGTGGACGCGCTGATAGTGCAGACCGTCGACGTCGAGGCCCTCAAGGGGGACATCGCGGAGGCGAAGGCGGCCGGGGTGCCGATCTTCCTCACCTCGGTCACCCCCGACGACACGTCCGACCTGCTGGGGGCTGTCGTGGTCGATCTGAAGGAGGTGGGGGAACTGGACGCCGAGTGGATCGAGCGGGACGCCGCCGGCCGCGCGGTGAGCGTCGCGGTGATCGCGGGAGCCCCCGGTGCCGCCTCCGACCTGCTCACGGAGGCCTTCGCCCAGAGGCTGCCGGACAATGCCGAGGTGGTGGCGAGCCGGCCCGGCATGTACGACCCCGTCAAGGCGCGGACGGTCGCCGCGGCCATGATCAAGGACAGTCCCGGCCTCGACTACGCCTTCGTCGCCAATGAGGAGATGGCGTTCGCCGCCCGCAAGGCCTTCGACGCGGCCGGGGCCGAGGACGTCAGGATCGTGACGGTGAACGGCACCGACGAGGCACTGGCCGCGCTCAAGGCCGGCAGCCTCGCCGCCACGGTCTCCAACTCGGCCGCGGACACCGGTGAACTGGCGGTGCAGAACGTCGTCTCCCTGCTCCGCAAGGACCAGCGGGCCGACAGGATCGACAAGACGCCCGTCCGCCTGGTCACCCGGGACAACGCCGACACGGCCCCGCTGTACTGCCCGCCGGACTGA
- a CDS encoding winged helix-turn-helix domain-containing protein: MSQEPGANEPPEAEHASAAPVELGDLAALRALAQPRRQRMLEHLTLHGPATSATLARALGLNTGSTSYHLRELARYGFVEETDAEKPAHRGEHPAEARRAEPSTHRERWWRAVPGDRRFPPRSRQSPEMRLVMDELNHHAYAADPDLFERLQRDAEDDDPWADAFPTFSIGMTGRAAPAVVPLVYATVVAGAGLLALVATAVPGRVALRVRAVTVATAQE, translated from the coding sequence ATGTCCCAGGAACCCGGTGCCAACGAGCCCCCGGAAGCGGAACACGCCTCCGCGGCCCCCGTCGAACTCGGCGACCTCGCCGCGCTCAGGGCGCTCGCCCAGCCACGCCGTCAGCGCATGCTCGAACACCTCACCCTGCACGGCCCGGCCACCTCGGCGACCCTCGCCCGCGCCCTCGGCCTGAACACCGGATCCACCAGCTACCACCTGCGTGAGCTGGCCAGGTACGGCTTCGTCGAGGAGACCGACGCAGAGAAGCCCGCGCACCGGGGCGAGCACCCGGCCGAAGCGCGGCGCGCGGAGCCGTCCACGCATCGGGAGCGCTGGTGGCGGGCGGTCCCCGGGGACCGCCGATTTCCCCCGCGCAGCCGTCAGAGTCCCGAGATGCGGCTCGTCATGGACGAGCTGAACCACCATGCCTACGCAGCCGATCCGGACCTCTTCGAGCGGCTCCAGAGGGACGCGGAGGACGACGACCCGTGGGCGGACGCGTTCCCCACGTTCAGCATCGGTATGACCGGGCGGGCTGCGCCGGCGGTCGTACCGCTCGTGTACGCCACGGTGGTTGCCGGGGCCGGGCTGCTCGCACTGGTCGCCACCGCTGTGCCGGGACGCGTGGCGCTGAGGGTGCGCGCGGTGACGGTGGCGACGGCGCAGGAGTGA
- a CDS encoding rhodanese-like domain-containing protein: MSGPVIPQERRPDGERPTGVDELLERVRAGYARVEAREAYEAARAGEALLIDIRYAALRERDGLIPGALVVERNELEWRLDPQGSHRLPEATSHGVRAVVICNEGYASSLAAASLHQLGLHRATDLVGGFQAWRAAGLPVTS, encoded by the coding sequence GTGAGCGGCCCGGTCATACCTCAGGAGCGCCGACCGGACGGCGAACGGCCGACGGGCGTGGACGAGCTGCTCGAGCGGGTGCGTGCGGGGTACGCGCGCGTGGAGGCGCGAGAGGCGTACGAGGCCGCCCGCGCGGGTGAGGCGCTGCTCATCGACATCCGGTACGCGGCCCTGCGCGAGCGGGACGGTCTGATCCCCGGTGCCCTGGTCGTCGAGCGCAACGAACTGGAGTGGCGTCTCGACCCCCAGGGCAGTCATCGCCTCCCCGAGGCCACGAGTCATGGCGTGCGGGCGGTCGTGATCTGCAACGAGGGCTACGCGTCGAGCCTGGCCGCCGCTTCCCTGCACCAACTGGGGCTGCACCGGGCCACCGACCTCGTCGGCGGTTTCCAGGCGTGGCGGGCGGCGGGGCTCCCCGTGACGTCCTAG
- the recX gene encoding recombination regulator RecX has product MTRRTDWADYVYPDTPRGAGGGADDGPAQAGDDRPEGGSHRGEGTDGDDRPRGGRARRGGDGGPRGGRGRRRRGFGEPSAEDEGPSSSSRAERGESSGDPAERARAICLRLLTGTPRTRKQLADALRKREIPDDVAEEVLSRFEEVGLINDGAFADAWVESRHHGRGLARRALAQELRTKGVDSELIEEAVGRLDSEQEEETARELVARKLRSTRGLDRDKRLRRLAGMLARKGYPEGMALRVVRQALEEEGQDTEFLDGERF; this is encoded by the coding sequence GTGACGCGACGAACGGACTGGGCCGACTACGTCTACCCCGACACCCCCCGGGGGGCGGGGGGCGGGGCCGACGACGGCCCCGCCCAGGCCGGCGACGACCGGCCGGAGGGCGGCTCGCACCGCGGTGAGGGGACGGACGGCGACGACCGGCCCCGTGGTGGCCGGGCGCGGCGCGGCGGCGATGGAGGTCCACGTGGTGGGCGTGGGCGCCGTCGGCGCGGCTTCGGAGAACCGTCCGCCGAGGACGAAGGCCCCTCCTCCTCGTCGAGGGCCGAGCGGGGGGAGTCTTCAGGGGACCCGGCTGAGCGGGCACGGGCGATCTGCCTGCGCCTGCTCACCGGGACCCCGCGCACCCGGAAGCAACTCGCCGACGCCCTGCGCAAACGGGAGATCCCGGACGACGTGGCGGAGGAGGTGCTCTCGCGGTTCGAGGAGGTCGGGCTGATCAACGACGGCGCCTTCGCGGACGCCTGGGTGGAGTCCCGGCACCACGGCCGGGGGCTGGCCCGGCGAGCGCTCGCCCAGGAGCTGCGGACCAAGGGGGTCGATTCGGAGCTGATCGAGGAGGCCGTCGGCCGGCTCGACTCCGAGCAGGAGGAGGAGACGGCGCGCGAGCTCGTCGCCCGCAAGCTGCGCTCGACCCGTGGCCTCGACCGCGACAAACGGCTGCGGCGCCTCGCCGGCATGCTCGCACGCAAGGGCTATCCCGAGGGTATGGCCCTGCGGGTGGTCCGACAGGCGCTGGAGGAGGAGGGTCAGGACACGGAGTTCCTGGACGGCGAGAGGTTCTGA
- a CDS encoding putative leader peptide, protein MTDTDVRLWRRVHMDLVRYAGCVCRPSC, encoded by the coding sequence GTGACCGACACCGATGTGCGCCTGTGGCGGAGGGTCCATATGGACCTCGTCCGCTATGCGGGCTGCGTGTGTCGCCCGTCCTGCTGA